One genomic region from Rattus norvegicus strain BN/NHsdMcwi chromosome 10, GRCr8, whole genome shotgun sequence encodes:
- the Mis12 gene encoding protein MIS12 homolog has translation MSVDPMAYEAQFFGFTPQTCLLRIYIAFQDHLFEVMQAVEQVILKKLEGIPDCEISSIQTRKCTEKFLCFMKGRFDNLFGKMEQLILQSILQIPPNILLPEDKCQETNPFSEEKFQLLKQEIKELQEKYKVELCTEQALLAELEEQKTVKAKLRETLTFFDELENIGRYQGTSNFRESLVSLVQNCRKLQDIRDNVEKESKRLETQ, from the coding sequence ATGTCTGTGGATCCGATGGCCTATGAGGCCCAGTTCTTTGGCTTCACCCCACAGACTTGCTTGCTGAGGATCTACATAGCATTTCAAGACCACCTCTTTGAAGTGATGCAGGCTGTTGAACAGGTTATCTTAAAGAAGCTGGAGGGCATTCCAGACTGTGAGATTAGCTCTATCCAGACTCGTAAATgcacagagaagtttctttgcTTCATGAAAGGACGTTTTGATAACCTTTTTGGTAAAATGGAGCAGCTGATTTTACAATCGATTTTGCAAATTCCTCCAAACATCCTGCTTCCTGAAGATAAGTGTCAGGAGACGAATCCTTTCAGTGAAGAAAAATTCCAGCTTCTCAAACAGGAAATCAAAGAGTTACAGGAGAAATATAAGGTTGAATTATGCACTGAGCAGGCCCTTCTTGCAGAATTAGAGGAGCAAAAAACTGTTAAAGCCAAACTCAGAGAGACGTTGACTTTCTTTGATGAGCTTGAAAACATCGGCAGGTATCAAGGAACTAGTAACTTTAGGGAGAGTTTGGTGTCTCTGGTCCAGAACTGCAGAAAACTCCAGGATATTAGAGATAATGTAGAAAAAgagagcaaaaggctggaaaCACAATAA